From the genome of Sphingobacterium sp. UGAL515B_05:
GGACGTCCTGAAATTATGGAAAAAACATTGGATTATTATTTTAGGACCTTTGAAAAAGCGAGAGAACTCGCAAAACGACAGGGCTATCAAGGGGTTAGATGGATCAAAATGTCCGATAACGAAGGGAATGAAAGCCCCTCATCGGTAGCTGCATTTTTAGTTTGGCAACAGCCACATATTATCTATATGACCGAATTGGCCTATCGGGACAAAAAGGATCTCGCTGTCTTAAAAAAATATAAGGATCTCGTATTTGCCACAGCTGATTTCATGGCCGACTTTGCACATTATGATCAGGCAACGGGTCGCTATAATGTAGGCAAGGGAGTTATTCCTGCACAAGAAGTTTTCAAGGCTTCCGAGACGATGAACCCGACGTATGAGGTCGCCTATTGGGATTGGGCACTTCGTATAGCGCAACAATGGAAGGAGCGTCTGGGAGAACCCAGAGTGACCAAATGGGATCAAGTTATTGAAAAACTGGCCCCCTTACCAAGTAAGGACAACATCTACTTGGCCACTGAAACTGCTCCCGATTCTTATACGTACGATCGTTGGATGATGGACCATCCCGCGGTACTCGGTGCATTAGGGATGGTTCCTGAATCACCGAAGCTAAATAAAGCGGTGATGAAAAACACACTGGATGTCGTTTGGGAGAAATGGCATTGGGAAAAGACCTGGGGGTGGGATTTTCCCATGACGGCCATGAATGCTGCTCGTCTGAATCTTCCCCATAAAGCGCTGGATGCATTATTTATGAATGTCCAAACCAATACCTATCTCAAAAATGGACATAATTATCAAGATGAACGCCTGCGGATCTATTTACCAGGCAATGGTGGTGTGCTCACGACCGTAGCGATGATGCTTGAAGGGTGGGACGCTTCCAACAGTGATTTACCAGGGTTTCCAAAAGATGGCTCATGGGTTATAAAAAAAGAAGGATTTAAAAAAATGCCCTAATATATCCAACCGAACACCCTCATCCTAAAATTGAACTGTCCATTGAAAAATAGCAGTACAGTACAGGATGATGAAATCGGACACATTTTATAGTATTGTAATAACCAATATAAACAGGTATAACCCCAGCTTTTGTTCATGAGCTTGAAACTTTCATTGTTATGAAAAAATATATATTTCATTTATGTTTTTTGGTATTCGCTCTTTCCTATTAAATATTTATAAACAAATCGTTAATTTTATAATTAATAAAATCTAACAATGACCAATTCCGTAAATCAATTTTTAAAAACTTTAGAAATTAGCGATTTTTCTGCCACACCTAAGTATTTGCAATTGGCAAATACAATTATCGATGCTGTTAAAAATGAAACATTGGTCAGAGATGATATGCTCCCTTCTATTAATGAGCTCAGTGCATATCTGGAAATATCACGTGACACTGTAGAAAAAGCATACCGCTATCTTAAGAAAAATGAAATTATAGCATCTAACCCCGGAAAGGGGTATTATGTGAATAAAACGGATGTCGAATCCAAACTTAAGATAGCACTCTTTCTAAACAAACTAAGTGCCCATAAAAAAATAGTATATGATTCCTTTGCAAAAGAGTTGAGTGATTATGCCAACCTGGATCTATTTGTATACAATTCAGACCTATCGTATCTGAATACATTGTTGGGAAGCTTAACGAAAACATATGACCACTATGTTCTATTCCCCCATTTCAAAGAGGGAAGGGACAAAGCGCCGGATATCATTCGTAAGATTCCGGCAGAGAAACTCATGTTATTGGGTAAGTTCATCGAAGATGTGCCCGGAGATTTTCCTGCAGTCTACGAAAATTACGAACATGATATTTACTCCGCATTGGAGGAAGCTAATGAAGTGCTGAGTAAGTACAAAAACTTAAAACTTGTATTTCCTGACTATAGTGATTTTCCAAAAGCTATTATTAAGGGCTTTTATAAGTTTTGTCAACAATATGCTTTTGAACACGAGCTCGTATCCGACATTGATGAAGAGAAAGTAGAGAAAGGAACATGTTACATCAATATTATTGAAGATGATCTGGTGAAATTGTTGAACAAGGTTATTCAGAAAAAACTGGTTATAGGAAAAGATGTTGGTATCATTTCCTATAATGAAACTCCATTGAAAAAGTTTATCCTGAATGGTATTACAACAATATCAACTGATTTTGAAATGATGGGAAGAATGGCTGCTGAGTTGATTATAAATAAATCTAAAGATCGCGTTGAAGTGCCATTCTACTTGAAACTAAGACCTTCTGTTTAATGCTAATGCGCTCCTATTTCAAGGTACAGATGATCATGAAGCGTATATTGGTTCTTCATGTTTCAGCAGGCGAGCGGGCGGTAGTGAAAGGAAAAGACGATTCTTTTACTTGAGGAACAGGCTAATAGAAAAAGCAAAAGGCTGATCTACTTAAATAAATCAGCCTTTTGCTTGTATAATTACGATTGAAAACTTCGTTTATTTCTTTAAGGTCTTCACAGGAAACAGATCAATAACACCTTTTGCAACCTTGCTGATATTATTAATTGCTTTTTCTGGGTTATCAACATCGCCCGAACCACGTGCCTGCCAAATTACCGAATTTGTTTTACGATCGATGGCTTCGATGATCAAATGGCCGTAGCGATAGCGTTCTTTTGCAACTGGATAATAACCTCCGCCATAGTAGTAAGGTGAAAACCATGGACGGTACCAGCCCCAAGGGCCTCCCCATCCGTAATAACCACCGCCGCCATAGACCAGACGGCTTTTATTATTGACAATGGTAATATATCGAAATAGTAAATCAGGATTATCTTTAGAATATTGTAAGCCCTTTGCCTCCAATGCAGTATTCGCGGCATCCAGGATATTGGTTTTAGCGATATCGTTGTCAAAATAAGACTTCGAAAGCGAGTCTACCGGAGGTAGCCAAGCATAGGTCTTGAAAGGAGTAAAATCCATCTTTTCTACCCGAGTGGTATTGTATTGATAAGACGAACATGATGCGAGTGCAACGCAAAGCACCAAAAATAATAGAATCTTTTTCATCGTAGTAATTTGTTTATTAACTGTGATGAATCTACCATGAGTATATTGTCGCTACATTCAGCAGTACACTCATGATGGTTCATGGCCTATATGGAACTTATATTTATTTAACTAATTTGTTTTTATTCTTTATCCGCATACCTTTCAATTGTAAAAACAGTACAGTTGACGGTCTTCATGGCAATTGTTTTTCACCGTCCGGGATGCTACCATCCTTTTTGATTTTACAATCTATTACTTTAGACAAAAAACTATAAATATGGTTTAATCCGAATTGTAAAATTAATAGGGATATTTTGCCACTAACGGAATCTGTCTTCCCGGACCGAATGCTTTTGGACTAATACGCAGGATCGGAGGAGCTTGAAAACGTTTGAATTCAGCATTATTAACCAATTTACATACCCTTTCTACTAACGATTTTTCAAAGCCCATTGCTACAACCTCAGATCCTGCTTTCTCATTTTCTATGAGTTCAAAGAGGATTTGATCCAATAGATCGTATTCCGGTAGCGAGTCCGAATCTTTCTGATCGGGTCGAAGTTCTGCAGAAGGCGCTTTTTCAATGGTATTGACTGGAATGATCTCCCTTTCTCGATTGATGTAGCGCGCTAAATCATAGGCTTTGGATTTGTAGACGTCACCGATTACAGATATGGAACCTGCCATATCACCATAGAGTGTACCATATCCTACAGCAGCCTCACTTTTGTTGGATGTATTGAGTAAAATATTGCCGAATTTATTGGAAGCGGCCATCAGAATTACCGCACGTGCGCGCGCTTGAATATTCTCTTCAGTCGTATCTGGCTGTAGCCCTTCAAAAAGAGGAGCTAAACTATGTTCGAAGGCATTGGCAATATCTTTGATCGGAACGATATAATGTTTGCAACCGGTATTGTTGACGAGATCCATTGCATCTTTTATCGAATGGTCGGAAGAGTAAACCGATGGCATCAGTATGGCTAATACATTATCAGCACCTAGCGCTTCACAGGCTAAAGCGGCAACTAAGGCCGAATCTAGCCCGCCGGACAGACCTAAAACCGCCTTCTTGAAACCGGATTTTTGAAAATAATCACGTAGTCCAAGGATCAATGCATCGTGTATAAGAGCTATCTCAGCAATAGACTCTTTTGAAGATGCTGTGGTGGAGGTTATATTTTGTTGATGATAGGTGACAAATTGAAGATCTTCTTCAAAGCTTTTTAGCTCAGCAATTTTTGTTCCTTCATTATTCAGGGCGATTGAGCGGCCGTCAAAGATAATATCCATGTGGGCGCCAATTTGATTGACATAAATTAGCGGTCTTCCAGACTTTCTTACCTGTTGGCTGAGGACCTTGATCCGTTCATCAAAATGCGTATAGGAAAAAGGGGATGCCGCAATGTTGATGAGAAGGTCTGGATTTTCTTTTCTCAACTCTGCCATGGGGTCACCAACGTAAGAATTGCCCCCTTCGTCATCATCCCACAAATCTTCGCAAATGGTTAAGGCAATTTTTACACCGTTCAACTCGATACAATCAAAACGTCTGCTGGGCTCAAAATAACGATATTCATCAAATACATCATAATCGGGCAAGAGGCCTTTTTTAACAATGTTTCGGACTTCCCCATGCTCAATAAATACGGCCGTATTATAAAGCTCTTTGCCTTCAGGATCACTGTTTTTGACCGGTGCTCCGATGATACAGGCAATATCCTGACAATGAGCAGCGATGTGATGAATAGCTTCATCGCATTGACGTTTAAAAGCCTTACTTCGCAAAAGATCCTTGGCAGGATAACCACCTATGGCGAGTTCGGCGAAAATAATAAGATCGGCTGTTGCTTCTTTGGCCTGTTGGATCGCGCTAATTATTTTTTTGGTATTTGCTTCAAAATTACCGATATGGTAATTCAATTGTGCTAAAGCTATTTTCATATGCTATTAATCGTCTAACTAAATAAGATACCAATTGCTATAGGATCTTCTCACAAATTTATTTCTTTTTTTTGATACTCAGACCGCCCTTAGTCGAATAAAAGCGCTAAATTATCTTCCGATCAATTGAAGGACATTGTATTACCAGCTATGGCCTGTAAGTGGAACGAATGCACAGTGAGACCATGTTGAGTCTATCTGTTGAGCTGCTATCGTTGTAGATGTCTGTTTTTTACAACGCGGGACGGTATTGAATCGTGCTAAATTGTTTTAACATAATTTTAACAACGTTAAATGCTGTTAAATTTCTTGACATGAAAGCAGATCTGTAGTACCTTTGATATATCAAAAGAAACGAAAGATATTTAAAAATAATATATAAAGAACTTTTCATAATTTAGGTTAATAATTGGTTAGGTAAAGCTCGGAGTTCCCCACTTCGAGCTTTTATTTTTTCTAGCAACCTGTTTCAAGTCGTGTTTCAATTTCCTTCTTTGTTTAATTAATTTAAAGTGTTGTTTAGGCATTATACTATTGCCACATAACAGCGTTCTTTTTGTTCCATAAGTCTAGCTCCTTCCTCTTTTTCTCTTTTAATTTTTTTTTGCAGAACATTAGGATTAAATAGTGATCAAATTAACCATTTAGACAGT
Proteins encoded in this window:
- a CDS encoding GntR family transcriptional regulator, whose translation is MTNSVNQFLKTLEISDFSATPKYLQLANTIIDAVKNETLVRDDMLPSINELSAYLEISRDTVEKAYRYLKKNEIIASNPGKGYYVNKTDVESKLKIALFLNKLSAHKKIVYDSFAKELSDYANLDLFVYNSDLSYLNTLLGSLTKTYDHYVLFPHFKEGRDKAPDIIRKIPAEKLMLLGKFIEDVPGDFPAVYENYEHDIYSALEEANEVLSKYKNLKLVFPDYSDFPKAIIKGFYKFCQQYAFEHELVSDIDEEKVEKGTCYINIIEDDLVKLLNKVIQKKLVIGKDVGIISYNETPLKKFILNGITTISTDFEMMGRMAAELIINKSKDRVEVPFYLKLRPSV
- a CDS encoding DUF4136 domain-containing protein; this translates as MKKILLFLVLCVALASCSSYQYNTTRVEKMDFTPFKTYAWLPPVDSLSKSYFDNDIAKTNILDAANTALEAKGLQYSKDNPDLLFRYITIVNNKSRLVYGGGGYYGWGGPWGWYRPWFSPYYYGGGYYPVAKERYRYGHLIIEAIDRKTNSVIWQARGSGDVDNPEKAINNISKVAKGVIDLFPVKTLKK
- a CDS encoding NAD+ synthase; this encodes MKIALAQLNYHIGNFEANTKKIISAIQQAKEATADLIIFAELAIGGYPAKDLLRSKAFKRQCDEAIHHIAAHCQDIACIIGAPVKNSDPEGKELYNTAVFIEHGEVRNIVKKGLLPDYDVFDEYRYFEPSRRFDCIELNGVKIALTICEDLWDDDEGGNSYVGDPMAELRKENPDLLINIAASPFSYTHFDERIKVLSQQVRKSGRPLIYVNQIGAHMDIIFDGRSIALNNEGTKIAELKSFEEDLQFVTYHQQNITSTTASSKESIAEIALIHDALILGLRDYFQKSGFKKAVLGLSGGLDSALVAALACEALGADNVLAILMPSVYSSDHSIKDAMDLVNNTGCKHYIVPIKDIANAFEHSLAPLFEGLQPDTTEENIQARARAVILMAASNKFGNILLNTSNKSEAAVGYGTLYGDMAGSISVIGDVYKSKAYDLARYINREREIIPVNTIEKAPSAELRPDQKDSDSLPEYDLLDQILFELIENEKAGSEVVAMGFEKSLVERVCKLVNNAEFKRFQAPPILRISPKAFGPGRQIPLVAKYPY